A genomic stretch from Methylorubrum extorquens includes:
- a CDS encoding conserved protein of unknown function (Evidence 4 : Unknown function but conserved in other organisms), giving the protein MSIGQWLDRCGVTFLVEAGAMHPDRSVLNQFKPCASSLHGSILHLDSCVTLANSLFQPVSTFATLLRFGEDIADLRSTVRKSKAKPYESVPRRNMKAVESGFQATLRPRRKGCRRGRRRRDGFAKKR; this is encoded by the coding sequence TTGTCGATCGGTCAGTGGTTGGATCGGTGCGGGGTTACGTTCCTCGTCGAAGCGGGTGCGATGCATCCGGATCGGTCGGTCCTCAACCAGTTCAAGCCGTGCGCGTCGTCTCTTCATGGATCGATACTCCACCTTGACTCGTGCGTGACTCTCGCAAACTCGCTTTTTCAACCCGTCTCGACTTTCGCGACTCTCCTTCGATTCGGCGAAGACATTGCCGATCTTCGTTCGACTGTACGCAAGAGCAAAGCCAAACCCTATGAGTCGGTTCCACGGCGCAACATGAAGGCTGTGGAGAGCGGCTTTCAGGCAACGCTTCGCCCACGCCGCAAGGGTTGCAGGCGGGGGCGACGGCGGCGTGACGGCTTTGCGAAGAAGCGATGA
- a CDS encoding water channel (aquaporin Z) (MIP family) (fragment), translated as MPNGFASNGYGELSPGKYGLAACLITEVLTTFIFLFIIVGTTSKGAAAGFAGIPIGFALVLIHLISIPVTNTSVNPARSTGPALFAGPDYIAQLWLFWLAPIAGAIAAGVVGRWLYEPADMVETRVLERAPD; from the coding sequence GTGCCGAACGGGTTCGCCTCGAACGGCTACGGCGAACTCAGCCCCGGCAAGTACGGCCTCGCCGCCTGCCTGATCACCGAGGTCCTGACGACGTTCATCTTCCTGTTCATCATCGTCGGCACGACGTCGAAGGGCGCGGCGGCGGGCTTTGCCGGCATCCCCATCGGGTTTGCCCTCGTGCTCATCCACCTGATCTCGATTCCCGTGACCAACACATCGGTCAACCCGGCGCGCAGCACGGGGCCGGCCCTGTTTGCAGGGCCGGACTACATCGCGCAGCTCTGGCTGTTCTGGCTCGCGCCGATCGCTGGAGCGATCGCGGCCGGCGTCGTCGGGCGATGGCTCTACGAACCCGCCGATATGGTCGAGACAAGGGTGCTCGAGAGGGCGCCTGACTGA
- a CDS encoding putative phosphate starvation induced PhoH-like protein (Evidence 3 : Putative function from multiple computational evidences; PubMedId : 2160940; Product type e : enzyme), whose amino-acid sequence MKRRRARLELVEDRPIRMHRTRFDEERNPAPIQPLTDRQGQYLDALASSSQVIVLGPAGTGKTFIAGTRAADLLRQRRISKVVITRPNVPSGRSLGFFPGTLEEKIAPWVAPLTETMKERMGAAAFDIAVKAGDIEVVPFEVMRGRTFKHCLVILDEAQNTTTAEIKMFLTRIGDDCQVIINGDVSQTDLRETSGLRTVIHLVKSRMMTIPIVEFTLDDIVRSGICAEWVRAFEEEKL is encoded by the coding sequence ATGAAGAGACGACGCGCACGGCTTGAACTGGTTGAGGACCGACCGATCCGGATGCATCGCACCCGCTTCGACGAGGAACGTAACCCCGCACCGATCCAACCACTGACCGATCGACAAGGTCAGTACCTCGACGCCCTCGCGTCATCTTCGCAAGTCATCGTCTTAGGACCGGCCGGCACCGGAAAGACTTTCATCGCCGGCACCCGCGCCGCCGATCTTCTCCGCCAGCGCCGGATTTCGAAGGTCGTCATCACCCGCCCCAACGTGCCGTCCGGCCGTTCGCTCGGGTTCTTCCCCGGCACGCTTGAAGAGAAGATCGCGCCATGGGTCGCGCCGCTCACCGAAACCATGAAAGAGCGCATGGGTGCGGCCGCCTTCGACATCGCGGTGAAAGCCGGCGACATCGAAGTGGTGCCGTTCGAAGTGATGCGCGGACGCACGTTCAAGCACTGCCTCGTGATCCTCGACGAGGCGCAGAACACCACCACCGCCGAGATCAAGATGTTCCTGACCCGCATCGGCGACGATTGCCAGGTCATCATCAACGGCGACGTGTCCCAGACCGACCTGCGCGAGACCTCGGGGCTTCGCACCGTCATCCACCTCGTGAAGAGCCGGATGATGACGATCCCGATCGTGGAGTTCACCCTCGACGACATCGTCCGCTCCGGCATCTGCGCGGAATGGGTCAGGGCGTTCGAGGAAGAGAAGCTTTAG